The sequence atacgcCCTCGTCCCAAAGCGCATCATCCGTCGGTAGGGGATCTTCCGGCTCTGGCTCATCAATTGTAGATGGACACCCGGGACAGCTCAAGCTAACAAATCTAGTCTGAATTAGATAACCATAAGGGACTACATTGAATGACTGTACTTACCGATCAAGTAGAAACGCTGCCCACCATACCCTCTTCcgttcttcctcttctaccCACGTTAACGGTAGTTTTAGTCTCTGCAGCCCTCCTGGCTGTATCCCCAGTGCTTGTGCATATCGAACACACGCTGCTATAGACATGAACGCGGCGGGATAAATTGCATGTCCAACTTCATATAACGCCACAAGAAGCAGCCCTTGGAGGACtcgaagagagaaaatccCGGACGCCTCGAGCTCGAAGCCAAACCTCTTCGTCTCAAGGTATGTTGTGGTTCGAGCTGTCTGCTTCTCTGGAAAGACGTCGTCTTCTGAAGCTGGCTGCCATGTCACCAGCTTCATGCCCATGAGTAAAAACGCCAAGTCGACAGAGGCGCCGAGGTTTTCAGAATGTATGTATAAATCCTCATAAAATCGTTTTCGAGATACCATGGGCAGCCAGGCATGAATTGTATTAAAGAAGCGACTGCCGATTTCTTCATGTTGCTGACTGCGGCCGAGCTGTCCCGTAATATAGCTAGGCAGCCTGGCTAACGGCTTGGGAACATCGATATTATGGTTGTGAAAGACGGATGGAtcaagaaaaaacaaagctGATAAGTTGGAAGAAGGAAGTGCATATTTGTAAGATGCAGAGGCTATAGCCCGAGGTGAGATGTCGTCTTCATGAAACGAATCTGACTGTTCAGAGGCCAACAGTGAACCCCTTTTGCCATAATCGTAATCGCAGCGCCTTCTTTTCCTGTGCCTTGCATTAGCGTCAACCTTCTGGAGAATGACGTTATTTTCACTGTTTGTTGATTGATCCTTTGGATTTTCAACTTTGCTTACTTTGCACACTCTAGACAACTTGGAAGTTTCTTGTCGCATCGTCGCTTTCTCATCTTGCAAGAGGCGCATGCATTTGGCGCGAGGCCAGGCATTTCTCTCTGGGCAGACATTGTTCGCGTAAGAATCCCAGCCCCTAGCAGCCTCGTATACTTTCGAAACCAAAAACGTAGTGAGATGAAAACCAACGTCAAGATCCACACTCCATACTTAACAACGGCGAGAATTGTGAGGTGGAAAGGCTCAAGACTATTCTCGGAATTAGAATCACGTAAGCACCGCATGATTCGTTTGTTAAGCGCAGTTGCAGCATGGccagagtacatgtacaagtTATTCATGGAGGAATTTCGTATTGCTTGATACAAATATCTGCCACATACAAGTAATGTTAAAATGAAGAATGATTTTAATTACTCGTAGAGATTATACAGGGACAGCGTCATTGACTTGACTCTTTAGCTTGAATCTGGGCCAAATCTCATATTACCAAGTCTGGCGAAAGCTCATCTGACCTGAGGCTGTATCCACTTTAACTTGCCCGGACAGTCCATAGTCTCGATCTCAATATAGGAATAAACTTCACCCATGACGTATTATGACTACACTGTATAGTAAGTCTGCTGTTTATTCGGTCGATACCACATTGACTATAGCGGTACTGACTAGACTGGAAGCATCATTTTCATCGGTCCGAGCACGCGTCTACAAAGTGGCTCTATTCACTCGatcatgtactccgtacagagACTAGAATCTGAGGATCGATCTCTTGAAATTCCCCCCACAATTTCCTTCCGCGGCTCTTTTTGCAAAGGCTGGCCTTCGGGGCTCAAAGCATAGGGATGGCGGCTGCATCGCAAATATTAGAAACATGGgcgagaaagaaagaaagaaaaggaaagaaaagaaaagaaatgggAACGGCGGCTGCAGATCACTTACGGTGCAATCATATTATAATCAAGAAACTGGCCATGAACATCATCGTCATGAATTATGGTAACATTATAAGTAAGCAAAGCTTCGTCTGTTGGTaggcttctctctttcactATCCGTTGGTAGAACGGCTGGGGGCAAATGTGATTTATAAATGTGAGTCGTACTGAGTGTtcaaaagaggaaaacaagAAGCCTTTTCATCCAGAAGGGAGATGAAAAGGCTACATCATGCGATAGCGTAATGGCTGGCGAGCGGGCTCTGTGATCTATATTCTTCTATCCTTAGACCAGTGATGCAGAATACACCTCATGGCTTCAATTCCATTTTTATCAGTCTGTATACTATACTTGAAGAGTAGCATTTTCAGCACTCAAATTATACATTAGAGAAGAACCAATCAAAAATAGAATATTTCTTCAATACTTCGTACCAGAGTCACGTAGACTCTTACGAAGACCAAGGGCGGGACTTGCATTTATCTTCAATTACGAGGGACTGCTGCTTGAACAAAAATAATCGGAGTAATATACAATATATTAATATGAATTAGCGTAGAGAGACTTTTAAATGTGGCATTATTTACTTTcgtatttttgttttctccttcatcatctttaatatagctcTTCACATCCTGGCAGGTATACGCACGCTTATATATGTGCCATTCGGCCTTGGCCTCAGCTTACATCCTTAGCGTGTGTTTGTTTGGGCTTTTTGATGCATCTAATGGTCTATTTTGGGTAAGAATCATGCGAAGCTTGTTTTGAATAAGAATATTGCGAAGACTATTTTGGGTAAGAATGCGAAGTCTATTTTGAGTAAAAATAATGTGAAGAGAATTTACGAATTCAAACCCGACTAGTATACTGAGAGAAGCTGAATAGGCTACCCGTAAGCTGTATCTCACTCGGCCCATGCGATATTTCGATCAGCGCCAACA comes from Trichoderma asperellum chromosome 3, complete sequence and encodes:
- a CDS encoding uncharacterized protein (EggNog:ENOG41~TransMembrane:1 (o35-57i)); protein product: MNNLYMYSGHAATALNKRIMRCLRDSNSENSLEPFHLTILAVVKYGVWILTLVFISLRFWFRKYTRLLGAGILTRTMSAQREMPGLAPNACASCKMRKRRCDKKLPSCLECAKKRRRCDYDYGKRGSLLASEQSDSFHEDDISPRAIASASYKYALPSSNLSALFFLDPSVFHNHNIDVPKPLARLPSYITGQLGRSQQHEEIGSRFFNTIHAWLPMVSRKRFYEDLYIHSENLGASVDLAFLLMGMKLVTWQPASEDDVFPEKQTARTTTYLETKRFGFELEASGIFSLRVLQGLLLVALYEVGHAIYPAAFMSIAACVRYAQALGIQPGGLQRLKLPLTWVEEEERKRVWWAAFLLDRFVSLSCPGCPSTIDEPEPEDPLPTDDALWDEGVKKVPYSPLLKNPVNIDFGRFAVLIQAFVLMSKVQRLTSSSRDIPPNLLKEEAQRLERAIKALYYFGRIERKPETGLPSSELHSVTQISLIAIYTRSAIPIEMPDKFIESLADTLDAPDYEDLATAAQRGKDEISLFLIQLIYQTSVILLKVENHQDGDGSVTRVEKLKSALLWLDKRWKLAGVFYQALEAQQIALSRGLQRA